One part of the Methanofollis sp. genome encodes these proteins:
- a CDS encoding ORC1-type DNA replication protein — protein sequence MTRRPLMADQTLFRDPDLFEITHLPEAFPYRDAQLDDLAFALRPTLSYGASPLNTVLRGIPGTGKTTAVRRIFAEAEETTQAVVPVLVSCQTEKTQYAVFSRIFLALFGHLPPPSGVSNTRLMAGVAHALVERGAVLVVCLDDANELIPDGTLGSVLAPLLRMHEAWPGARTGVVLTLSTPEADLSRALDRATRSVLQASEIVFPPYTAEEVRGILAERVRAGLYPGVMPPAVLDLVVERAMACGDLRVGLDVVKRAVRAAEREARAVVTAGDVLAAFAVSRHLHVAMAVRALTAGERAVLDAALAEEREGGPVISGRVYGRVCEGMKYTVFHERLKKLEALRLVDLYVRPGRGRTREIVVREGVEEVLGVRIRVH from the coding sequence ATGACACGCCGCCCCCTCATGGCCGACCAGACCCTCTTCCGCGACCCCGACCTCTTCGAGATCACCCACCTCCCCGAGGCCTTCCCCTACCGCGACGCCCAGCTCGACGACCTCGCCTTCGCCCTGCGGCCGACCCTCTCCTACGGGGCCAGCCCCCTGAACACCGTGCTCCGCGGCATCCCGGGTACCGGCAAGACCACCGCGGTCCGCCGGATCTTTGCCGAGGCGGAGGAGACGACGCAGGCAGTGGTGCCGGTGCTCGTCTCCTGCCAGACAGAGAAGACGCAGTACGCCGTCTTCTCCCGGATCTTCCTCGCCCTCTTCGGCCACCTGCCCCCGCCGTCCGGGGTCTCGAACACGCGGCTGATGGCCGGGGTCGCCCATGCCCTCGTCGAGAGGGGGGCGGTGCTGGTCGTCTGCCTGGACGACGCCAACGAACTCATCCCCGACGGCACGCTCGGCAGCGTCCTCGCCCCTCTTCTCAGGATGCACGAGGCCTGGCCGGGAGCCAGGACAGGCGTGGTCCTCACCCTCTCCACGCCCGAGGCCGACCTCTCCCGCGCCCTGGACCGGGCCACCCGCTCGGTGCTCCAGGCCTCGGAGATCGTCTTCCCGCCGTACACCGCGGAGGAGGTGCGGGGCATTCTCGCGGAGAGGGTGCGGGCCGGGCTGTACCCCGGCGTGATGCCGCCCGCGGTCCTCGACCTCGTCGTCGAGCGGGCGATGGCCTGCGGCGACCTCCGCGTCGGCCTGGACGTCGTGAAGAGAGCGGTGCGGGCGGCCGAGAGGGAGGCGAGGGCCGTGGTGACGGCCGGGGACGTGCTCGCGGCTTTTGCCGTCTCCCGGCACCTGCATGTGGCGATGGCTGTGCGGGCGCTCACGGCCGGGGAGAGGGCGGTGCTCGACGCGGCCCTGGCCGAGGAGCGGGAAGGGGGGCCGGTGATCTCGGGCCGGGTGTACGGGCGGGTCTGCGAGGGGATGAAGTACACCGTGTTCCACGAGAGGCTGAAGAAGCTGGAGGCGTTACGGCTGGTGGACCTGTACGTGCGGCCGGGGAGGGGGAGGACGCGGGAGATCGTGGTGAGGGAGGGGGTGGAGGAGGTGCTTGGGGTGAGGATCAGGGTGCATTAG
- a CDS encoding RNA-binding domain-containing protein yields MSSPPPCGPGARPTDNLAFLLARFEGRRIDFKEEVSDTFYKLLSAFANTAGGTAVIGVRDSDHAVTGIDLRNNAQKKLADSISSRLGIHPVIETHEVDGKNILTVIVEQSRTPVACDGRYYTRVGDTTREMLPDELRVYFQQSIEWDSVPGTFDPDEIDGESVRRFLALAHKAGRITSLDPDEPVDAVLRRLGLVRDGRITNGAVVLFGKNP; encoded by the coding sequence GTGTCCTCGCCTCCGCCGTGCGGTCCGGGGGCGAGGCCCACGGATAACCTCGCCTTCCTCCTCGCCCGCTTCGAAGGGCGGCGGATCGACTTCAAGGAAGAAGTGAGCGACACCTTCTACAAACTCCTCTCCGCCTTCGCCAACACCGCCGGCGGCACCGCCGTTATTGGCGTCAGGGATAGTGACCACGCCGTCACCGGCATCGATCTGCGGAACAACGCCCAGAAAAAACTCGCAGACAGCATCAGCAGCAGGCTCGGCATCCACCCGGTCATCGAGACCCACGAGGTCGACGGCAAAAATATCCTCACTGTCATCGTCGAGCAGAGCCGCACCCCCGTCGCCTGTGACGGTCGGTATTACACCCGCGTCGGCGACACCACCCGCGAGATGCTCCCCGACGAACTGCGGGTCTACTTCCAGCAGAGCATCGAATGGGACAGCGTCCCCGGCACGTTCGACCCCGATGAGATCGACGGGGAGAGCGTCAGGCGGTTTCTCGCCCTCGCCCACAAGGCCGGCCGCATCACGTCCCTCGACCCCGACGAGCCGGTCGATGCCGTCCTCCGCCGCCTCGGCCTCGTCAGGGACGGACGCATCACCAACGGCGCCGTCGTCCTCTTCGGCAAGAACCCGTAG
- a CDS encoding ATP-binding protein, whose translation MQESFRRKEVWEYPLPAIREALLNALIHRDYFNNTVQTQVRIFDDHIRFRNPGRLPEGVTIEMILREHSSYLRNPMIADIFYRAGLVERYGSGIERIIRALKGEKLPVPEIVSTPLGFTITMRTSSFTDDYLRELGLNDRQIAAVSFLKEHGTITNTQYQNLAGVAASTALRDLNEMVTKHVLERRGTSRRGMHYVLFRETRGHRDEV comes from the coding sequence ATGCAGGAGTCCTTCCGGAGGAAGGAGGTCTGGGAATACCCTCTCCCGGCGATCAGAGAGGCCCTGCTCAACGCCCTCATCCACCGGGACTACTTCAACAACACTGTCCAGACCCAGGTCAGGATCTTCGACGATCATATCCGCTTCCGCAACCCGGGTCGCCTCCCGGAGGGCGTCACCATCGAGATGATCCTGAGGGAACACTCTTCCTATCTCCGCAACCCGATGATCGCCGACATCTTCTACCGTGCCGGACTCGTGGAGCGCTACGGGTCGGGGATCGAACGGATCATCCGGGCACTGAAGGGGGAAAAACTGCCGGTGCCAGAGATTGTCAGCACGCCCCTCGGCTTCACAATCACCATGCGCACGAGTTCCTTCACCGATGACTATCTGCGGGAACTCGGTCTGAACGATCGGCAGATCGCAGCTGTTTCCTTCCTCAAGGAGCACGGCACCATAACCAACACTCAGTATCAGAACCTCGCCGGCGTCGCCGCCAGCACCGCACTGAGAGACCTGAATGAGATGGTCACAAAGCATGTTCTTGAACGGCGGGGCACGTCACGGCGGGGCATGCACTATGTCTTGTTCAGAGAAACGAGAGGTCACCGTGATGAGGTGTGA